In Streptomyces venezuelae, the sequence CACGATCGATTCGCCGCTCGGCCCCAGCCCCACCACCGTCGCCTACGAGCGCAAAGGTGCCGGCGAACCGCTTCTCCTGCTGCACGGCATAGGCCATCACCTCCAGGCCTGGCACCCGGTGATCGACATCCTGGCCGCCGAGCACGACGTGATCGCCGTCGACCTGCCCGGCTTCGGCGCCTCGGAGCCCCTGCCCCAGGGCGTTCCGTACTCCCTGGGAACCGTGGCTCCGGCCCTCGGGGCGCTCTGCGCGGCCCTCGGCGTGGAGCGCCCGCACGTGGCCGGCAATTCGCTCGGCGGTCTGCTCGCCCTCGAAATGGGCCGGAGCAACCTCGTCCGCTCCGTCACCGCCCTCTCCCCCGCCGGGTTCTGGACCGAGGCCGAGCGCCGCTACGCCTTCGCCACCCTCCTCGCGATGCGCGCCGGCGCCAAGGCACTGCCCCTGCCCGCCGTGCGACGCCTCGCGCGCACCGCCGCCGGCCGCGCCGCGCTCACCGGCACCATCTACGCCCGCCCCTCCCGCCGCCCGGCCGAGGCGGTCGTCGCCGAGACCCTCGCCCTGCGCGACGCCACCGGATTCGAGGACACGCTGGCCGCGGGCGGCTCCGTACGGTTCACCGACGACGTGCCCGGCCTGCCGGTCACCATCGCCTGGGGCACGCGCGACCGGCTGCTGCTGCGCCGCCAGGGCGTCCGCGCCAAGCACACCGTCCCCGGCGCCCGCCTGGTCAGGCTCCCCGGCTGCGGACACGTCCCCATGAACGACGATCCGGCCCTCGTGTCCCGGGTGGTGCTGGACACGGCCCGCAGTGTGCGGCTCCTGGCCGCCTGAAGGACCTGCCGCCTGATCGGCCCCGGGCGCGGCAGCCGGGCCGGGCGCGGCAGCCGGGCCGGGCGCGGCAGCCGGGCCGGGCGCGGCGAGCGGGCTGGGCCCGGCGGCCGGGCGGCCAGGCGGGTCTGTCCGGTCCGGCGCCGCGGCCGAATCGGCCGCACACCCGGGCAGAGGGACGAACGAGCTGCTGACGGCTGTTCATCCGCGGTTCGCGTGGGCGACGCGGCCGGGCCGGTGTGCGACGGCACGCTGGTCCGACCCGTCCTCGCCGGCCCCAGGAGACGTACCGATGGCATCGATCCCGCACACCCGACGGTCCCTCATCGGCGGTTCCCTCGCCCTGTCCTCCGCGCTGATCGCCTCCCCGGCGCTCGCCGTCCCCGCCTTCGCCCGCTCCGGCCGGCCGGGTGCGCTCTGGGGCGTACAGTCCGGCGAGATCACCGCCCACTCGGCCACCGTGTGGACCCGTTCCGACCGTCTGGCGCGGATGTACGTCGAGACCTCCCCGAGCGAGGCGTTCCGCTACGCCGTACGGCGCCACCGCGGCCCACTGCTCGGCCCGGCGAGCGATTTCACCGGCACCACCGTGCTGCGCGACCTGCCGCCCGGCCGGCAGGTCCACTACCGGGTCGTCCTGACCGATCCGGACGACCCCCGCCGCAGCTCCGCGCCGGTCCACGGCACCTTCCGCACGACCCCCGTCTCCCGCCGCCACGACGTGCGCTTCCTGTGGTCCGGCGACCTGGCGGGCCAGGGCTGGGGCATCAACCCCGACATCGGCGGCTACCGCGTCTTCGAGGAGATGCGGCTGCGCAACCCCGACTTCTTCCTCTTCAGCGGGGACACGATCTACGCCGACGGGCCGATCAACGCCACCGCCCCGCTGCGCGACGGCAGCCTCTGGCGCAACGTCACCACCGAGGAGAAGGCGAAGGTCGCCGAGACGCTCGCCGAGTTCCGCGGGAACTTCCGCTACAACCTGCTCGACCGCAACCTGCTCGGCTTCAACGCCCAGGTCCCCGTCCTCGCCCAGTGGGACGACCACGAGGTGCGCAACAACTGGTACCCCGGCCAGCTCATCGACGACCCCCGGTACACGGTCAAGGAGGCCGACACCCTCGCCGCCCGCGCCCGCCAGGCCTTCGGGGAGTACTTCCCCGTCACCGACCTGCGCGGAGGGCGCGCCGAGGGCCGGATGTACCGGGTGATGCGCTACGGTCCGCTGCTCGACGTCTTCGTGCTCGACATGCGCACCTACCGGAACGCCAACTCCCCCGGCACCCAGGCCGAGGACCCCATCGGCATCCTCGGCCCCGAGCAGCTGGCCTGGATCAAGCGCGAGCTGTCCCGCTCCCGCGCCACCTGGAAGGTCATCGCCGCCGACATGCCGCTGGGCATCGTCGTCCCGGACGGGGCCGCGAACTTCGAAGCCGTCGCCCAGGGCGACCCGGGTGCACCCCTGGGCCGCGAGCTGCAGATCGCCGAACTCCTGCGGCACATCAAGCACCAGCGCATCACGGGCACCCTGTGGGTCACGGCCGACGTCCACTACACCGCCGCGAACCACTACGCGCCCGAGCGCGCGGCCTTCACCGACTTCGCACCGTTCTGGGAGTTCGTGTCCGGGCCGATCGGCGCCGGCGGCTTCCCTGCAGGGCGGCTCGACGCCACCTTCGGCCCGGAGACGGCCTTCGTGCAGTCGGCCCCCTTCGCCAACATGTCACCGTCCGAGAACCCTCCCTACTACGGCGAGGTCGACATCGACGGCGACAGCGGGGAACTCACCGTCCGGCTGCGCCGTCAGGGAGGTGACGTGCTCTTCACCCGGACGCTCCAGCCCGGGCGCGTCGGCCAGTGACACGAACCGCGACCTGCGATCCGGAAATGGCCCCGAAAACTGGGTGAAATCGGCCAGATGGACACTTAACCCGCCGGTCACAGATCGTTCGTGATCACGCAACACCCCTGCGCCACAGTGGTGTGCATGACTGACCGTAACCCCACCCCCGCCCACCGTGCCCACCGTCACCACTGGCGCCGCGACGTCGTCGAACTCGCCGCGATGTTCTGCGCCGTCGCGGTCGCCGACGCCATCGCCAATCTCGTCGTGCACGGCCCGAGGGGCCCGGTGCTGCTCGTGGCCTCGGCCGTCGCACTCCTGGTGACGGCCGCCTTCCACACCTGGTGGGCACGCCGCCACAGCCATGCGCCCCCGCCGGGGAGCACAGCCCCGACCGGTCCGGAGCCGTCCCCGCCGAAGGGCTCCGGCGCCACGGCGGCCACGACCGCGGCGGCCACGACAGCTCCCGTCAGCAGCACCACCCTCTGGCGGATGCGCACGACCGTGCGGGACGAGCCGGGCTCCCTCGCCGTCCTCTGCACCGCCCTCGCCCGCAACGGCGCCGACATCCTCACCCTCCAGACGCACCCGCTCCCCGAGGGCGGCACGGTCGACGAGTTCCTGCTGCGCGCCCCGCAGGAACTGCCCTCCGCCGAGCTCACCCGCGCGATCTCCCGGGCCGGCGGCCACAGCACCTGGATCGAGCGCGCCGACGCCCACGACCTGGTGGACACCCCGACGCGGGTCCTCGGCCTCGCCACCCGCACCGCCCTGGACGCCGCCGAGCTGCCGCTCGCCCTGCGCCAGCTGCTCGGCCGCTGCACGATCCACTCGATCCCGGCGACCACCCTCTCCGGCCGCCCCAACGCCGGCGCGGACGCGCCGGTCGAGGGCGTCCTGGAGGCCACGGTCATGCGGCTGCGCGACCCCTCGGGCGGTGCGATCACCGTGGAGCGGCCCTACCTTCCCTTCACTCCGACCGAGTTCGCCCGGGCCCGCGCCCTCGTCGAGCTCGACGCCCGGCTCGGCCCGCGCGTCCCGCGCAGTCAGGACGTACTGACCCTGCCCGAGGGCAACGAGATCACCGTGCGCCGCGCCGACGGCTCCGACCAGGCCGCGGCCCTCGCCATGCACGACCGCTGCTCCGAGCGCACCCTGTCGCTGCGCTACCACGGCCCGGTCCACGACGCCGACCGCTACCTCGGCCACCTGCTGAGCCCGCGCTTCGGCCGCACGCTCGCCGCGACCACCGCCTCCGGGAAGCTCGTCGCCCTCGGCCACCTGCTGTGGGACGGCGACGAGACCGAGGTCGCCCTGCTCATCGAGGACGACTGGCAGCGCCGCGGCATCGGTTCCGAGCTGCTGCGCCGGCTCCTCGCGATGGCCGTCGAGGCCGGCTGCGACAGCGTGTACGCCGTCACCCAGGCCTCCAACACCGGCATGGTCGCCGCCATGCGCGGCCTCGGCCTCCCCCTCGACTACCAGATCGAGGAGGGCACCCTGGTGATCACGGCCAGGCTGGACGCGGCCCCGGCCGGCTCCCGGCTGCCCTACGAACTTCCCCGCGTGCTCCCGCAGGAGTTCCCGCACGAGCAGCCGGCCCCGCGGCACCGCCGTTGACGAACCGTCCGGACCGGGCCCTCACCGGGCCCCGGCTCCGGCGGGATTCGGCCAAGCTAGGAGCGCCGGGCCCTCGGTGACTCAGGCCCGGCCGAAGTGAACTCGCTTGTAAATCAAGGTTGTTGAAGATTCCTCGCACGTATTACCGGCCCTGACCCGGCCCGCGTCAGCAGTGCGGCGGCATTCGGTGATGACGGGAACCCGTCCCGCGTACGAAGATGTCCGCATGTCAGAGACCCTCCACAACGGCAGTGCAACCCGGCTGCCCCGCCAGGTGGCCGACGCGTACGTCGACGGCCTCATCGCCCTCGACCCGATCACGGGCACCTACCTCGGTGTCGCCGCGAGTTCGAGCAAGCTCCCGGACTTCTCCCCGGCGGGCCGTGCAGCCCTGGCCGAGCTGATCCGCGAGACCCTCACGCACCTCGACTCCGCAGAGTCGGCGCCCGGCGCCGACAGCGACGCCGAACGCCGCTGCGCCCGGCTGCTGCGCGAGCGCCTCACGGCCGAGCTCGCCGTGATCGAGGCCGACGAGGACCTCTGCGCGGTCAGCAACATCCACAGCCCCGCGCACTCCGTCCGTGAGATCTTCTCCCTGACCCCGGCCGACACCGACGAGGACTGGACGGCGATCGCGGAGCGCCTGCGCGCCGTGCCCGCCGCCTTCGACGGCTACCGCGAGAGCCTCGGACTCGGCCTGGAGCGCGGCCTGTACGGTGGCCCCCGCGCCACCACCACCATGATCGGCCAGCTCACCACCTGGGCCGGCCAGGACGGATCCGAGGCGCCCTTCTTCGAGGGCTTCGTCGCCGCCGGTCCGGACGCCCTGCGCACCGAACTGGACGCCGCGGCCGCCGCCGCGACCGCCGCCGTCGTCGCACTGCGCGACTGGATGGCCGCGGTGTACGCCCCGGCCGTCGAGGGCAAGCCCGACACCGTGGGCCGTGAGCGCTACGCCCGCTGGGCGCGTTTCTTCAACGGCACCGACCTGGACCTGGAAGAGGCGTACGCCTACGGCTGGTCGGAGTACCACCGCCTGCTCGCCGAGATGAAGTCCGAGGCGGCCAGGATCCTGCCGGGCGCCGGCCCCTGGGAGGTGCTCAAGCACCTGGACGAGCACGGCACCCACATCGAGGGCGTGGACGAGGTCCAGGCCTGGCTGCAGGGCCTGATGGACGAGGCCATCGAGAACCTCGACGGCACGCACTTCGAACTGGCCGAGCGCGTCCGCGAGGTGGAGTCCCGCATCGCCCCGCCGGGCGGCCCCGCGGCCCCATACTACACCTCCCCCTCCGAGGACTTCTCCCGCCCGGGCCGGACCTGGCTGCCCACGATGGGCCTGACCCGCTTCCCCGTGTACGACCTGGTGTCCACCTGGTACCACGAGGGTGTGCCCGGCCACCACCTGCAGCTGGCCCAGTGGACGCATGTGGCGGACCAGCTCTCCCGCTACCAGGCCACCGTCGGCATGGTCAGTGCCAATGCCGAGGGCTGGGCGCTGTACGCGGAGCGGCTGATGGACGAGCTGGGCTACCTCAAGGACGCCGAGCAGCGCCTGGGATACCTGGACTGCCAGATGATGCGTGCGGCGCGGGTCATCGTGGACATCGGCATGCACGTGGGCCTGGAGATCCCGGCGGACTCGCCGTTCCACCCGGGCGAGAAGTGGACGGTCGACCTGGCGCAGGAGTTCTTCGGCCTGCACAGTGGCCGGCCGGCCGACTTCGTCGAGAGCGAGCTGACCCGCTACCTGTCGATGCCGGGACAGGCGATCGGCTACAAGCTGGGTGAGCGGGCCTGGCTCCTGGGCCGGGACAACGCGCGTGCCGCGCACGGCGACTCCTTCGACCTGAAGGCCTGGCACATGGCGGCGCTGTCGCAGGGTTCCCTGGGACTGGACGATCTGGTGGACGAGCTGTCGAAGCTCTGACGGCCAGGCCCGGGCCGGCCGCGAACGACGGACGGGCCACGAACGACGGACGGGCCGCTCGTCCCCCGGGGGATGGGCGGCCCGTCCGCGTGGTCCGCGCACGGCCTGGGTCCCGTACCGGCACCCGGCCCCGCAAGGCCCGTAAGACCCGCAAGGCCCCGCAAGGCACGTGAGACCCGTAAAGCACCCACCTCAGCAGCCGCAGTCGTCCGAGTCCGTCGGCGCGGTCAGCGGGTCGGCCTCGGCCCGCTGCTGGCTGCCCTGCCAGGTCTCCACCTCGAAGCCCTCGCGGATCCAGTACTCGATGCCGCCGAGCATCTCCTTGACGTGGAAGCCGAGTTCGGCCAGGGCGAGGGCGGAGCGGGTGCCTCCGTTGCAGCCCGGGCCCCAGCAGTAGGTCACCACGGGGATGTTCCTGTCCAGGAGCCGCTCGGCCTGCTCGGGGATGAGCGCGGTGGGCAGGTGGACGGCGCCGGGCACATGGGCCTGGTCCCAGGACGGGGTGGAACGGGAGTCGACCAGCTGGAAGCCGAGCTCGGCGCCCTGTTCGCGGTGGGCCTTGAAGGCGGCGGCGACGTCCGACACGTCCGCGTGGAAGGCCAGGCTCGCGGCGAAGTACGCGGCGGCCGCGGCCGGGGCGGCCGGAGGCACCCGGAGCACCGGGTTGATGGCGGCGGCTGCGGCAGGAGCGGCGGGGGTGGCAGGAGTGGCGGAGCCCGGCTGGTTCGTGTGTGTCTGCGTCGTCGTCATGGCCAAAAATCTACGATCCGTTGATCACTGCCGGAAGTGGACTTCCCCGGCCTTTTCCTTGTCTGACCGGGGAATCCCCTGCTAGACCTGCCCCATGACCGACTATTCCCCCGACGCCACGGACTGGCGCATCCTCGAAGCCCTGCAACGCGACGGCCGCGCCAGTTTCACCGAGCTCGCCCGGGCCGTGTCCATGTCCGCGAGCGCCGTCACCGAGCGGGTCCGCCGGCTGGAGGAGACCGGCATCATCACCGGCTACACGGCGGTGGTGGACCCGGAGCGGCTCGGCAAGTCGATCCTCGCCCTGGTCCGGCTGCGCTACCCGCACGGCAACTACAAGCCCTTCCACGACCTCCTGGAGGTCACCCCGGAGATCCTGGAAGCCCACCACGTCACGGGCGACGACTGCTTCGTCCTCAAGGTCGCGACCCGCTCGATGCCGCACCTGGAGGAGGTCACGGGCCGGATCGCGGGGCTCGGTTCGGTGACGACGAGCGTCGTCTACTCCTCTCCGCTGCCCCGCAGGCCGCTCAGTCCGTGAGCGCCGCCGTCCGGTGGCGCACCACGGAGCCGCCGCGCTGCTTGACGATCTCCAGCTGGGCCTGGACCCGGGTCCGCAGATCGGCGACGTGGCTGACGATGCCGACGCTCCGGTCCCGCTCGCGCAGCGAGTCCAGGACGTCGAGCACCTCGTCCAGCGCCTGGTCGTCGAGGCTGCCGAAGCCCTCGTCGATGAAGAGGGTGTCGAGGCGCATCCCGCCCGCCTCGTCGGTGACCACGTCCGCGAGGCCCAGTGCCAGGGCGAGCGAGGCGAAGAAGGTCTCGCCGCCGGACAGGGTGGCGGTGTCCCGCTCGCTGCCGGTCCACGCGTCGACCACGTGCAGGCCGAGGCCGGAGCGCCCCCGTCCGCCCGCTCGCGCGTCGGAGTGGACCAGGGTGTAGCGGCCGCCGGACATGCGCAGCAGCCGTACCGTCGCGGCGGCGGCCACCTGCTCCAGGCGGGCGGCCAGGACGTAGGCCTCCAGGCGCATCTTGCGCTCGTTGTCGGCGGAGGTGCCGGCGGTGAGTCCGGCCAGCCGGGCGACCCGGTCGTAGGCCTCCCGCAGCGGCCCGAGGGCGCGCAGTTCCTGCTCGGCCTGCCGGGAGAGCCGGTCGAGCTCCGTGCAGCGCACCCGGGCCGCGTCGGCCGCCGACCCCGCCGTACGAAGCTTCGCCGCGGCCGTGGCCGCGTACGCCTCGGCCGCGTCCGGTGCGGCCGGGGGCAGGGCTGCCGCTTCGGCGGCGCCGGTCTCGCCACGGCGGTCCGCCAGCAGGGCCTCTTCCGTCTGCCAGGCGTCCAGCCGGTGTTGGAGCGCGGTGCGTTCGTACTCGGGGAGCACCGCGTCGGCGGCGGCCGCGATGGTGTCGAAGCCCGCCTTGAACGCGGCGTCGGCGAGCTGGTCGTCGGCCTCCTTCAGCCGGGCCGCGGTGGTCTCGGCCCGGCGCAGCGAGACGGCCGCGCCGGAGACCATCCGGACCCGGTCCTCCAGGGTGCGGGCGCGGGCCGCGACGCTGGGCGCGCCGTCCCGTACGAGGGCGAGTTCGGCCTCCAGTCCGGCCTGTTCGCGGTCCAGGGCCTCGCGCCGGGAGGACCGGGCGGCGGCCCGGGTCTCGGCGCCCTGCCGGTCGGCGCTGCGCGCGGCGTGCTCCCGCTCGGCGCGGGCCAGCTGCTCACGGGCGGCGTGCAGGCCGGCGGCCGCGGCGTGGGCGGCGGCATGGCGGGCGCTCAGGTCGGCGGTCAGGGCCAGGAGTTCGGCGGTGGTGGCCTCCCCGGCGGCGGCCGCGGCTTCGGCGCGTGCCTCCCGTGCGGCGGCGAGCCGGCGTTCGGCGGTGGCCCGGGCCTGCTCGGCCCGTTCGAAGTACGCGTGGGCCGCGTCCTCGGCGGCGCGGTCCACGTGGCCGGGGGCCGGACGGGCCGGAGCCGGGTGTTCCGCGGACCCGCACACGGTGCAGGCCTCTCCGGCCACGAGTGCTTCGGCGAGCTCGGCGGCGATCCCGCGCAGGCGGGCCTCCTTGAGCTCCAGCCAGCGCTCCCGGGCGGCGGCCGACTCCTCGCGCAGGGTGAGCAGTTCGTCCGCGGCGCGCGTCGCTTCGGCGTCGAGCTCGTCCCGACGGCGCGCGGCGTTCAGCTGCATGCGGGCGGGTTCCAGCCGGCCGGCGAGCTGCTCGGCCAGGGTGGCGGCCTGCTGGGCGGCGTCCGCACGCTCCTGCAGCGCCGTCCGGGTCGCCTCCCAGCGCTCCAGCCACTCGGCGGACTCCTGGTGCTGCTCCTCGGCGGCCCGGGACTCCCTTTCCAGGTCGGCGCGTTCACGGCCGATCTCGGCGCTGCGCTGTTCCGCCCGCTGGGCCGCGCCGAGCGCGCCGAGGGCCTCGCGCAGCCGCTGCTCGACGTCGGCCAGCTGTTCGACGCCCGCCTCCTTCAGTGTGGGCGGGAGCTGCGCCCGGGCGGAGGTCTCGGCGTGCGCGGCGGCGAGGTGCGCGGCGGAGGCGGCGCCGCGCAGTTCCAGGGCGGGGGCCACCAGGGCGCCGCGCCGGGCCCGGTCCAGCAGCCCGCGCACCCGGTCCCGCTCGGGCGCGGCCTCGGCGAGCAGGACGGCCCGGCGCAGGGTCTCGGCGTGCCGGCGTTGCAGCCGGTCGAGCTCCCGCGCGTCCTCGGCGGCGTGCCGGGCGGCGGCGTGCCGGCTCTCGACGGCGGCCAGTGCGTACTCGGCGACGTCGAGGCGCTCGCGGGCCGCGCACCGGGCGACGGCCGCCCAGGCCCGGACGGCCTCGGCGAGGCCGGGGTCGCCGGGCTGGTGTCCGGGCATGGGCCAGGCCCGCAGGTCGGCGCTGTCCCCGGCGGCCTGGGCCAGTCGCTGGGCGGTGTGGAGCACCTTCTCGTCGCCGGCCCGGACCCTGGCCTCGGCGGCCCGGCGGCGCTCGCCGAGCAGGGCCTCGACGGCGGCGAAGCGGCGGGTGTCGAAGAGCCGGCCGAGCAGCCGGCCGCGGGCCGCCTCGTCGGCGCGCAGGAAGCGTGCGAACTCCCCCTGGGGCAGCAGTACGACCTGGCAGAACTGCTCGCGGCTCATGCCGAGCAGCTGCTCGATCTCCTCGCCGATCTCCTGGTGCGAGCGGCTGAGCGGCTCCCAGCCCTCGCCGGTGTGCTCGCGCAGCCAGCTCTGGGCCTTGTCCTTGGTGGTGCCCGTGCCGCGCTTCTTGGGGCGCTCCTGTTCGGGCCGCCGGGTGATCTCCAGGCGGCGGCCGCCCGCGGTGAGTTCGAGGGTGACCTCGGTCGGGGTGTGCGCGGCGGCGTGGTCGCTGCGCAGGCTGGTGCCGGGGGCCTGACGGGGGCCGGGCACGGAACCGTAGAGCGCGTAGCAGACGGCGTCGAGCACGGAGGTCTTCCCCGCACCGGTGGGTCCGTGGAGGAGGAAGATGCCGGCGCCGGACAGGGCGTCGAAGTCGATCTGCTGGGGCTCGGCGAACGGTCCGAAGGCGGTCACGGCCAGCCGGTGCAGCCTCATCGGTGGGTCTCCCGGTGGCTGTCGTCGGCCCGTACGTCGTCGAAGGCCGTCTGGAGGACGGCCCGTTCGGCCTCGTCCGCCTGGCCGCCGCCGCGGACGTGGGCGACGAAGTCCTCGGCGATCTCCTGGTCGCTGCGGCCCTTGAGCCGCTGGGCGTAGGAGGCGCCGGTGTCGTCCTGGCGGCCCTCGGGTTCGAAGGCGAGGGCGAGGGTGTGCGGGAAGCGTGCGGCGAGCCGGGCCATGGGGTCGTCGGGGCGGACCGGGTCGGTGAGGGTGGCCTCCACCCAGGCGTCCTCGTGGACCTGGTGCGCCGGGTCGCCCAGCAGGTCCTCCAGCCGTCCCCGGAGCCGTGCGAGGGTGCGCGGGACGGGGGTGCCGATCCGCTCGGCCGTGGCGATCTCGCCCCGCGCACCGAGTTCGATCAGCCACATCGTCTTGCGGTGGTCCGCCTCGGAGAAGGAGTAGGCGAGCGGGGAACCGGAGTAGCGGACCCGTTCGTTGATCGTCTGGCTGCCGTGGAGGTGGCCCAGGGCGGCGTAGTCCACGCCGTCGAAGACGGAGGCCGGCACGGCTTCGACCCCGCCGACGGTGATGTCGCGTTCGCTGTCGCTGGCCTGTCCGCCCGTGACGAAGGCGTGCGCGAGGACGATCGAACGGGTACCGGGCGGGCGGGACGCGAGGTCGGCGCGGATCCGGTCCATGGCGGCGCCGAGGACGGCCTCGTGGCTCACCCTGTCCGTGCCGAACTGGTCCTTGACCAGGGCGGGCTCCAGGTACGGCAGTCCGTACAGCGCCACGTCACCGTGTACGTCGGCCAGGACGACGGGGTCGGCGCAGCCGGCCGGGTCGGTACGCAGGTGGATCCCGGCCCGGCCGATCAGCCCGGCGCCGACGCCGAGCCGGCGCGCGGAGTCGTGGTTGCCGGAGATCATCACGGTGGGGACGCCCAGGTCGGCGAGGCGGTGCAGGGCCCGGTCGTAGAGCTCGACGGCGGGCAGCGGGGGCACGGCCCGGTCGTAGACGTCACCGGCGACGAGGACGGCGTCGACCTCGTGCTCGCGGACGGTCTCGATCAGGTGGTCGACGAAGACCGCCTGGGCACCGAGCAGGTTGACCCGGTGGAAGGCCCGGCCGAGGTGCCAGTCGGAGGTGTGCAGGAACTTCACTCGCCGGCCCCGCCGCGCATGCCGTCTCCCCCTGGTCGTGTCCCGGTCCTGAACCCCTCTACGCTAACCCGTCCCCGGGGGCACTCAGGGCGCGTACGTCTCTCCGCCGAGGGTGAGACCGGCGCTGCCCGCGGTGGTGTCGGCGAGCCAGGCCTCGAAGGCGGGCAGGTCCGCCTCCGGGAGGGCCACCTCGATCTCGACTTCTGCCCCGTAGCGCAGGTCCACCACGGTCCGGCCGGTGGAGCGCAGATCGTTCTGGATCTTGCCGGCCCGCTGGTGGTCGACCGTGACGGTGGCCAGCCGGTAGCGGCGCCGGGTGACGGTGCCGAGCTCGTCGAGGGCCTCGCCGACGACCCCGCCGTAGGCCCTGATCAGGCCGCCGGCACCGAGCTTCACGCCGCCGTAGTAGCGGGTGACGACGGCGACCGCGTAGCGGATGTCACGGCGCATGAGCATCTGCAGCATGGGCACCCCGGCGGTGCCGCCGGGCTCGCCGTCGTCGCTGGCCTTCTGGACGGACGCGTCGGCACCGACGACGTAGGCGAAGCAGTTGTGCGTGGCGGCGGGGTGCTCCTTGCGGATGCGCGCGACGAAGTCCTGGGCCTCCTGCTCGGTCGCGGCGGGTGCGAGCGAGCACAGGAAGCGCGAACGGTTGATCTCGGACTCGTGCGCGCCCTCCCGGGCCACCGTCACGTACTGGTCTGCCTTCACCTCACCACCCTAAGCGGTGCGCAGCGGGCCCCCGCCCGCCCGTCGCGGGGGCGGGAGTAGGTTGGCGGACATGGATCTGCGGGGGTGGAACTACCGGTACGTGGGGCCGGCAGAGCTGTGTGGGCTCGTCCGGCCCGAGCACGAGGGCCGGCGCATCCGCTCGGCCGCGGAGTTCGGGGAATGGGCCTCGGGCCCGGCGGCGGCCGACCTGTCCGAGCCGGTCACGTTCGTCGTGG encodes:
- a CDS encoding alkaline phosphatase D family protein — protein: MASIPHTRRSLIGGSLALSSALIASPALAVPAFARSGRPGALWGVQSGEITAHSATVWTRSDRLARMYVETSPSEAFRYAVRRHRGPLLGPASDFTGTTVLRDLPPGRQVHYRVVLTDPDDPRRSSAPVHGTFRTTPVSRRHDVRFLWSGDLAGQGWGINPDIGGYRVFEEMRLRNPDFFLFSGDTIYADGPINATAPLRDGSLWRNVTTEEKAKVAETLAEFRGNFRYNLLDRNLLGFNAQVPVLAQWDDHEVRNNWYPGQLIDDPRYTVKEADTLAARARQAFGEYFPVTDLRGGRAEGRMYRVMRYGPLLDVFVLDMRTYRNANSPGTQAEDPIGILGPEQLAWIKRELSRSRATWKVIAADMPLGIVVPDGAANFEAVAQGDPGAPLGRELQIAELLRHIKHQRITGTLWVTADVHYTAANHYAPERAAFTDFAPFWEFVSGPIGAGGFPAGRLDATFGPETAFVQSAPFANMSPSENPPYYGEVDIDGDSGELTVRLRRQGGDVLFTRTLQPGRVGQ
- a CDS encoding rhodanese-like domain-containing protein; translated protein: MTTTQTHTNQPGSATPATPAAPAAAAAINPVLRVPPAAPAAAAAYFAASLAFHADVSDVAAAFKAHREQGAELGFQLVDSRSTPSWDQAHVPGAVHLPTALIPEQAERLLDRNIPVVTYCWGPGCNGGTRSALALAELGFHVKEMLGGIEYWIREGFEVETWQGSQQRAEADPLTAPTDSDDCGC
- a CDS encoding DUF885 domain-containing protein, which translates into the protein MSETLHNGSATRLPRQVADAYVDGLIALDPITGTYLGVAASSSKLPDFSPAGRAALAELIRETLTHLDSAESAPGADSDAERRCARLLRERLTAELAVIEADEDLCAVSNIHSPAHSVREIFSLTPADTDEDWTAIAERLRAVPAAFDGYRESLGLGLERGLYGGPRATTTMIGQLTTWAGQDGSEAPFFEGFVAAGPDALRTELDAAAAAATAAVVALRDWMAAVYAPAVEGKPDTVGRERYARWARFFNGTDLDLEEAYAYGWSEYHRLLAEMKSEAARILPGAGPWEVLKHLDEHGTHIEGVDEVQAWLQGLMDEAIENLDGTHFELAERVREVESRIAPPGGPAAPYYTSPSEDFSRPGRTWLPTMGLTRFPVYDLVSTWYHEGVPGHHLQLAQWTHVADQLSRYQATVGMVSANAEGWALYAERLMDELGYLKDAEQRLGYLDCQMMRAARVIVDIGMHVGLEIPADSPFHPGEKWTVDLAQEFFGLHSGRPADFVESELTRYLSMPGQAIGYKLGERAWLLGRDNARAAHGDSFDLKAWHMAALSQGSLGLDDLVDELSKL
- a CDS encoding Lrp/AsnC family transcriptional regulator; protein product: MTDYSPDATDWRILEALQRDGRASFTELARAVSMSASAVTERVRRLEETGIITGYTAVVDPERLGKSILALVRLRYPHGNYKPFHDLLEVTPEILEAHHVTGDDCFVLKVATRSMPHLEEVTGRIAGLGSVTTSVVYSSPLPRRPLSP
- a CDS encoding alpha/beta fold hydrolase; its protein translation is MTATVSFTIDSPLGPSPTTVAYERKGAGEPLLLLHGIGHHLQAWHPVIDILAAEHDVIAVDLPGFGASEPLPQGVPYSLGTVAPALGALCAALGVERPHVAGNSLGGLLALEMGRSNLVRSVTALSPAGFWTEAERRYAFATLLAMRAGAKALPLPAVRRLARTAAGRAALTGTIYARPSRRPAEAVVAETLALRDATGFEDTLAAGGSVRFTDDVPGLPVTIAWGTRDRLLLRRQGVRAKHTVPGARLVRLPGCGHVPMNDDPALVSRVVLDTARSVRLLAA
- a CDS encoding GNAT family N-acetyltransferase; its protein translation is MTDRNPTPAHRAHRHHWRRDVVELAAMFCAVAVADAIANLVVHGPRGPVLLVASAVALLVTAAFHTWWARRHSHAPPPGSTAPTGPEPSPPKGSGATAATTAAATTAPVSSTTLWRMRTTVRDEPGSLAVLCTALARNGADILTLQTHPLPEGGTVDEFLLRAPQELPSAELTRAISRAGGHSTWIERADAHDLVDTPTRVLGLATRTALDAAELPLALRQLLGRCTIHSIPATTLSGRPNAGADAPVEGVLEATVMRLRDPSGGAITVERPYLPFTPTEFARARALVELDARLGPRVPRSQDVLTLPEGNEITVRRADGSDQAAALAMHDRCSERTLSLRYHGPVHDADRYLGHLLSPRFGRTLAATTASGKLVALGHLLWDGDETEVALLIEDDWQRRGIGSELLRRLLAMAVEAGCDSVYAVTQASNTGMVAAMRGLGLPLDYQIEEGTLVITARLDAAPAGSRLPYELPRVLPQEFPHEQPAPRHRR